DNA sequence from the Amycolatopsis sp. Hca4 genome:
CGCGTCTCATCACAAGGCTGGCAACGCGACATGGCCGATGAGCTGGTCGCAGGCCACGGCCAGGTCGTCGCCGCCTACTTCGACACCGGCACCTCACGCCGCATCCCGTGGCGACAACGCGCTCAAGCCGCCCAGCTCATGGCCGCGGCCTCGGGTCCAGGATCCGTGATCGATGCGATCGTGGTCGGCGAGTACGAACGCGCCTTCACCGGCACCCAGTTCACCACCCTCTACGCCTGGTGCACCCGGCACGGCATCCAGCTGTGGCTATCCGAGATCGGCGGCCCGGTCGATCTCGGCAACCGGGACCACCCGGGCTTTGATGGCGCTGCTAGCCGCCCAGTCACAACGCGAGGTCCTCCGTGCCCGCCACCGCGTCCTGGCGGCAATGCATAACCAGGCCACCCAGCAAGGCCGCTACCTCGGCGGACGACCACCCTACGGCTACCGTCTCGTCGACGCCGGCCCCCATCCCAACCCCGCCGACGCCCGCTGGGGCCGACGCCTGCAGCGCCTCGCACCCGATCCAGGAACTGCACCCCACGTCGCCTGGATGTTCCGGCAACGCCTGGCCGGGCACAGCGTCGCCAGCATCGCCCGACACCTCAACGAACGCGGTATCCCCTGCCCGTCCAGCGCCGATCCAGACCGCAACCGGCATCGAACCCGCAGTGCCTGGACCCTACGCACCGTCGCCGTCATCCTGGCCAACCCGCGCTACACCGGCCGCCAAACCTGGAACCGCCGCGCCACCGGCACCGAAGGCCCAGCCTCAACGCCCGCACTATCGACGAAGGCTGCCCACCCAGCACTGATCACGGAGCAAGACTTCGTCGCCGCGCAGCAAGTCCGGGCGGCGCGCCCCACCGACGACGGCCAGACTCGCCAATTCGCCCTCGCCGGGCTCATCCACTGCGGCGTTTGCAACCGACGGCTGGACTGCCACTGGAACCACGGGCGACCGACCTACCGCTGCCGCCACGGCCACACCAGCACCCAACGCGCGGGCCAACCGCGGCCGAAGACGCTCTACATCCGCGAAGATCACCTCGTCGACGAGATCCACGTCCGACTCGGCGTTCAAGACAGTGACGGCCACGCCACGCTGGAGTCAGTTCGGATACGAAGCAGCCGCGTCGCGACAGCGCTACGAGGCTCGGGACAGTCCATCGTCTACGACGGCGCCGGATGGCGACTGGAGAAGATTGATTCGAGCTAGGCTACGATCGCCCCAGCTTCAAGATCACGTTTCGCGATCCGTGGGGTAATACTGTGTCCGAGGACTTGAACCCCCATACGTGGGATATCTCCCGTATTTGGGGAGATCATGCGCTCACTGTAGCGCAGAGTGACCGCAGACGCATCCCGGGCGCGGGCGCATACTCCTACATTGCGCCGGACCGCGCACACTTGCAGCGTGTTCCTCAGACGTGACTTCGATAAGGACGCCCACGACGCGGGTGGCCTCGCCTCGGACGGCAAACGACTACATGACGGTCAACTGCACAACTCCCGGGCGTGTGCTCGACGTCGACATTCAGCCTCGGTCGGTCCAGCACGTAGACCCCGCAGCACCCCCCTGCTAGCGCCAGGCTGGCACGAGACGACCGCCGCGGCGCGGTAGGAGGAACCCATGCCCTGCCGCCCTGGTGTGCGTACGCCCGCGTTATCAACTGCTGCAGGGCATGCTCGGCGCCATCACCGATCCTCTGACATCCGCGCAAACCAGTCGACAAGCGCAATTATCGTCAGGTTCATTTGAACCTTGACCACCCGGTATCAGCAGGCAGGAGCCCGCCAGGGGCTATCCTGTCGCTGGTAGAGGACGCCGACCAGGCACGCCGACGGCATGATCGCAGTCGGCTATTGCGGCTGGTCGGTCAGCCGGTCTGCGAACGCGCGACAACGTGCTTTCCAGTCCGCTTCCTGACTGGCGTCCAGACAACGGCGCAACAGACTCACTACATCCAGCCGGACCCGTCGGTGTTCGATCAGCTGCTCGCGGTTCTCGAGTTCCTGTGCCAGGCGGCGTCGCGCGCCGATGTCTGTAAGCTCGAGCGAAGCCAGAGCGCCTACCGCAAGGGGGAAGTCGATGCCGAGCATGGCCGGGATGAGCCGCCGTGCGAGGCCGGTATCGCCGGACTCGTTCGCGACGGAAACGAGGTGGTCGAACATCTCGGCCTCGGCGGGTCGGGTCCGGTACAGCCGTGCGATGTTCTCGATACTGACGCGCTGTACGCCCTGCTCGGGACTTTGCGTGAGCTGCCGGACGAGGTCGTCGTCAGCGGCCTGCCGCGCGGCGAGCGCGAGGATCGCTCGTTTGCGTGCTGTCTTGCTTGCGAACTCGTCGGTGGCGATCTCGGCGACGGAGCTCAGTTCCGCGGAGCTCAACCTGCCCGGTTCGCTCAGTAGCGCTTCGACTGCCGAGTGCTGGGCGCGACTCTCCGTGGCATGCAGTGCGTCGGAGAACAACATCGCCAGCTGCATCCGCAGCACATCCCGGAAGAACCCTGGCTGGTAAGGCACGATGGTCTGGTACCGGTCGAATTCGAGCTCGCTGATTGTGTCGACGAGCTTTCGCCGTTCGGGGCTGATGGCGTTCGGGTCGGACACGAGTCGCCGCAACGTGAGGTACTCGCGGTAGGTGTCCTCGCGGCAGAAGATGCGAATGGCCTTGCCGGCACCCAGTGCCTCGCGAAACTCGGTCTGCCAGGTGATGTCGCCGACGCGTTCCACCACAACGAACACGCAGATAT
Encoded proteins:
- a CDS encoding recombinase family protein: MHNQATQQGRYLGGRPPYGYRLVDAGPHPNPADARWGRRLQRLAPDPGTAPHVAWMFRQRLAGHSVASIARHLNERGIPCPSSADPDRNRHRTRSAWTLRTVAVILANPRYTGRQTWNRRATGTEGPASTPALSTKAAHPALITEQDFVAAQQVRAARPTDDGQTRQFALAGLIHCGVCNRRLDCHWNHGRPTYRCRHGHTSTQRAGQPRPKTLYIREDHLVDEIHVRLGVQDSDGHATLESVRIRSSRVATALRGSGQSIVYDGAGWRLEKIDSS
- a CDS encoding recombinase family protein — translated: MSRKNQTGPPSTDLKGDGLRFAFYGRTSTTRHQDRVSSQGWQRDMADELVAGHGQVVAAYFDTGTSRRIPWRQRAQAAQLMAAASGPGSVIDAIVVGEYERAFTGTQFTTLYAWCTRHGIQLWLSEIGGPVDLGNRDHPGFDGAASRPVTTRGPPCPPPRPGGNA